The genomic stretch GTTGTGCTTTCATGTTGAATAATAGAGTTAACGGTACAAACATACAAAAAAGATGTGAGATTCTTTTTTTTTGTAAAACTTTTATATCAAGAATGAATAGGGAAATACGGTATGTAACCCTCTATTTTTGAGGACGTATAATAATAGGTAGGATGGGAAGTTTCTCCCATGGATTAATAATAAATTAGAAGGTTATGAGAGAACGTGAAGAAAAGAAGAAAAAAGTGGCGAGTGATGACCGGCGTGCCCGGAATATTCCTTCAAAACAAGACAAAAGTTGGGTCGGTGAACAACAGATGCAACAAGAACAATTTGACAAGACCGAATTCGAGGAACGGGAAGCTAAAAAACATTCCAGAAGAAGGATATGTCACTGATTTGGTGCTTATTTTCGAGGGTAATAAAAACATATTACCCTCGTGTTATTTTTACGATCCGGATTGTTTGTTTATTAAAAATATTATCGTAGATTTGTCGTGATTTTGAGTTTTGATTTGATCGCTACAGAGCGTTTGCCTTCATCGTATTATTACATGTATCGTTAAGCAGACTTTTCTAGACAATATCCAACCTCAAGTATTTAAATTATTAATTTTAAAGTTTGTATTAATGAACATTTACATTTCAAATTTAAGTTACGACGTGAATGATAGTGACTTAAGAGAATTATTCGAAGAGTACGGTGAAGTTTCTTCAGCTAAAGTTATCATGGATAGAGAAACCGGAAGATCAAGAGGTTTCGGGTTTGTGGAAATGTCTGATGACACGCAAGGGCAAAAAGCTATTGATGAATTGAATCAAGCTGAATATGATGGTAAGGTTATCAACGTGAACGTTGCAAAACCGAGAACCGATCGTCCGGCCGGTGGTCGTGGCGGTTTTAACCGTAACGGGGGCGGTCGTGATCGTCGCAGTAACGGTGGTGGCCGTAGTTTCGAGAAAAGATTCTAAAATATCTTGGATAATAAGAAAAGGTGGTTTTTTAACCACCTTTTTTTATTCTGTAACCCGATCAGTGAAGAGGGTTGCTGTCAATGCATGAGAGAAGATATAGGACGCTGGGTATGCTCCTTGTTTCTGAACAAGATGTTCCATGATTTCCTGTTTATCAGGTCCGATGACGGGGATTAATATAGCCGAACTTTTTAAAATTACGGTCCCTGTCATTGTAATTCTTTGTTGTCCGGTCTTCGGGTGGTGTGAAACTGCGTAAATTCGTTGGTCGGTCAGTAGATTCATCGAATCACTGAATATGGAGGCCACGTGTCCATCAGCCCCAATGCCCAGTATCGTGCAGTCGAAACGGGGCATATTCGAGTAGCCGGGGAGTTCCCATTTTACCATTTCCGAATATCGTTCAGCTTCAACTTTAGGTTCTTGTTCTCCCCAAATGCGATGAATGTGATTTTGAGGAATATCCAGAGGCATGAAAAGAAGGCGTTCGGCATGTTTGAAATTGCTCTCGTCGTCTTCCGGCGACACGCATCGTTCGTCTACCCAGTAAAAGCGAAGAATGTCCCAAGGGATATTATTCCGGTATTCTTTTACCCATAATTTGAAGAGTTGTTGTGCCGTGGAACCTCCAGACAGGGCGATATGAAAAGGTTTCGATTTACTTTTTTTAATCACCGTTATCAAAGTTTCGGTCATTGAACGCAATGTTTCTTCGGCAGTTTTATATACTTCTATTTTCATGATTATATGGATCTAATTCGTACCTGTTTATACGATGCAAGTTACGGTTTATTCATGATATAAACAAGAAAAAAAGTTAAAAACTCTTATTAATTTATGATTTTAAATTTTAGATTTTAGAGTCCAACTGCACAAGGCAATTGTATAAATCATAAATCATAAATCTAAAATTTATAAGCTTGTAACTCGCCGTAGATGAATGTTCCTCACTGATTTATTGAATCTACGGATGAAGAGGGTGGCAGCGAACATGAGGCCGCCACAGAATCCAGAGAGTAGTCCGGGAGCTCCGAAGTCGAGCAGAATTCCGGCAATATATGCTAGCGGTACGGCGACAAATAAATAGGAAACGAGGGCATAGATCATGGGACGTTGCACGTCGGTGATGCCTCGTAAAGCTCCGAGTGCGGTTACTTGTAATCCATCGAAGATTTCAAACAGGGCGACCACGAAGAATAGGTTGCGAGCTACTTTTATCACGTCGGGATCAGGGGTGAAAATGGACGCGATGGGGGCCCCGAAAAGGGCGTAGATCACGGCTGCTCCGGCCATGAAAATAACGGCGAGGCGTAGAGAGGCATGGGCGTAACGACGCATTTTCCCGATATTTCCCCGTCCGAATTCATGACTGACGAGTATGGTAGAGGCTCCGGCGATTCCGCTGGAGATCATGAATGTAAGTGAAATCATGGACATGACAATTTGATTTGCCGCAAGGGCGATGGTGCCTAACCATCCCATCATTACGGTGATGAGGCTGAGGGATAGAAATTCCACGACCATTTGTCCGGCTATGGGATAACCGACTTGTAATAATTGTTTGATTTTCCGACGGCTTGTGTTGCTAAATTGAAAAAAACGAAATACGGGGCTGTATATTTGGGAACGATGGATGTAGAGAAAAAAAGCAATGGGCATCATCAAGCGGGAGATTAATGTTGCTAGTCCCGCACCCGCTACTCCAAGGAATGGCGCACCGAATTTACCATATATAAATATGTAGTTTAGGAAAATATTCATTAAATTGCATGAAATCGTGATCACCATGGCTACCTTCGTGTTTCCAATTCCTTCCATGTATTGTTTGAATGTCATGAACAGGATGAACGGGATGACCGAGAATGAGGTCAGGATATAATATCCTTTGCATAATTCTACAACTTCTGCGGGTTGTCCCATCATGGAAAGGTAGGGCATGAGCATGAACAAGAAAAGGGTGAGTACGAGTGACACGGTTGTGTTCAGTAGAAGTGAATTTTGGAAAAATCCGGCTATACGTTCTTTATCATCAAGCGCATGAGCTTGGCCCACAAGTGGGGTTAGGCCGGTGGCAATACCCATGCCGACAACCATCGTGTTCATGATAATTGCTCCCGCTAGTGACACTGCTGCCAATTCCGGGGCTCCAAGTTGTCCTACCATGATGTTATCTGCCATTTGTACGATCGCCTGACCGGCTAATGATAGCATGATCGGGAAGGCGATGTTGATGTTCTGTTTGTAATACAGTGAGTTAATTCTCATGACTTGAATTTTAAAAACGGGGGCAAAGATGTACATTTATTGTCACAAATAAAAATGTTAAAATCTTTTTATGGGAAATGCAACTAAGTTAATCATGGTTTCCGTATAATGGATAAATGAAACGCAAAAATTTGAGAAATTTAACTATATATTAAGTCAAAAAATTGCGAGAATTGGAAAATATGTGTATTTTTGGTATTGTAAATAGAGTGAAATGAAAGGATTGATATTTCGATATTTTTCGTTGTTACTCCTCTTCTTGGTCATCGGGGTAAATCTCTTTGGAAGTGAAGATTCCAAGGGGAATATTCTTGTTTCTGATAAGGAGAACATAGAAGAAGCGTCGGAAGAATTTCAGATTTCCACAACCCCGTTTGATCAGCATGGAGTTTTTGAACGAACTTTAGAGTTTTCAAGTCGGCAAATTGTTAATAATGGAAGTCGGGAACAATTCTCCCTCTCGTTCTATCGGAAAACAGAACTTGCGTCACGTAGAAGTGAATTCCGGATGATGGAAGAAAAGACTTACGGGTATTTTTCCTATTTGCTGGGACTTCGACATCTTCAAGGTTTCTACGTGTTCGATTTGTGTAAAATCATTATTTAGCTATTCCTAGGTCCGTTTTGTCCAGTGTCACGAATGGTGATACCGGTGAGTTGTACTCGCTCATTGAAAGCGTGTTTTGATATGACATGCTGGTATAGAGGTGACTAATGTAATTATGGTATCTTTCTTCGGATACGGACGGACGAATTATATCCTTATTTTTCAGTGTATTATAAAATTGAATTTATTCATAAACGAATAATAATAGTAGACCTATGGAGAATAGTAAAGAAGATACCAAGGGTTTTACCAACTCGGCATTATTTCAGACATTGTACCCGATCGTGATCATGTTAGTCATATTTGGTTTGGTTTTCTTGGCATTATACGTGGCATTATAATATTAAAGCATTTAAAATATAAAAATACTCCTATGAAAAAGACTGCAACAAAACAAGGAACAAGAAGAAGTTTAGGTATTTCTGCATTTCCGATAATCATTCTGTGTTTTATACTGGCAATGGTTATTTATCATTTCGTGTATGGTAATCCGGCTAATTTTATTAATAATGACCCGAATAATCATCCTATTCAGGGAAATTTGCTAGGTACGATTTATAAAGGGGGGATCATCGTTCCGGTTATCCAGACCTTGTTATTTACGGTATTGACTTTAAGCGTGGAGCGGTTGATTGCCTTAAAAAGAGCAAAAGGAAAGAAGAATTTGCAACAATTCGTGACGAAGGTGAAGAGTGATCTTGAGGAGGGGAATATTG from Butyricimonas virosa encodes the following:
- the pgl gene encoding 6-phosphogluconolactonase produces the protein MKIEVYKTAEETLRSMTETLITVIKKSKSKPFHIALSGGSTAQQLFKLWVKEYRNNIPWDILRFYWVDERCVSPEDDESNFKHAERLLFMPLDIPQNHIHRIWGEQEPKVEAERYSEMVKWELPGYSNMPRFDCTILGIGADGHVASIFSDSMNLLTDQRIYAVSHHPKTGQQRITMTGTVILKSSAILIPVIGPDKQEIMEHLVQKQGAYPASYIFSHALTATLFTDRVTE
- a CDS encoding MATE family efflux transporter; the protein is MRINSLYYKQNINIAFPIMLSLAGQAIVQMADNIMVGQLGAPELAAVSLAGAIIMNTMVVGMGIATGLTPLVGQAHALDDKERIAGFFQNSLLLNTTVSLVLTLFLFMLMPYLSMMGQPAEVVELCKGYYILTSFSVIPFILFMTFKQYMEGIGNTKVAMVITISCNLMNIFLNYIFIYGKFGAPFLGVAGAGLATLISRLMMPIAFFLYIHRSQIYSPVFRFFQFSNTSRRKIKQLLQVGYPIAGQMVVEFLSLSLITVMMGWLGTIALAANQIVMSMISLTFMISSGIAGASTILVSHEFGRGNIGKMRRYAHASLRLAVIFMAGAAVIYALFGAPIASIFTPDPDVIKVARNLFFVVALFEIFDGLQVTALGALRGITDVQRPMIYALVSYLFVAVPLAYIAGILLDFGAPGLLSGFCGGLMFAATLFIRRFNKSVRNIHLRRVTSL
- a CDS encoding RNA recognition motif domain-containing protein, with amino-acid sequence MNIYISNLSYDVNDSDLRELFEEYGEVSSAKVIMDRETGRSRGFGFVEMSDDTQGQKAIDELNQAEYDGKVINVNVAKPRTDRPAGGRGGFNRNGGGRDRRSNGGGRSFEKRF